A genomic region of Raphanus sativus cultivar WK10039 chromosome 6, ASM80110v3, whole genome shotgun sequence contains the following coding sequences:
- the LOC108810468 gene encoding PAMP-induced secreted peptide 2-like yields MMNKVVLSSILFFMLVGSVLVVEARPLGLTKAEEKLVAKFFDGLSLGAIKESGPSPGGEGHKFVNRSEPLVYVKQSGPSPSGPGH; encoded by the coding sequence atgatGAACAAAGTTGTTCTGAGTTCGATTCTGTTTTTCATGTTGGTGGGTTCGGTTCTTGTAGTGGAGGCTCGTCCCTTGGGTTTAACGAAGGCCGAAGAGAAGCTAGTGGCTAAGTTCTTTGATGGTTTATCACTTGGAGCGATCAAGGAATCGGGTCCTAGCCCTGGTGGTGAGGGTCATAAGTTCGTGAATCGAAGTGAGCCGCTTGTATATGTTAAGCAATCCGGGCCCAGCCCGAGTGGACCGGGTCACTAA
- the LOC108811060 gene encoding UDP-glycosyltransferase 84B2-like yields the protein MGSSECHETHVLLVTLPLQGHINPMLKFAKHSSRSNLRFTLATTDQARDLFSAGATTTGNNPCSPVDLAYFSDGLPKDDPRAEPTLLESLRNVGGNNLSKIIGEKRFSCIISSPFTPWVPAVAAAHNIPCAILWIQACGAYSAYYRYYMKTDVFPDNLEDLNQTVKLPSLPLLEVRDLPSFILPSGGSHFNKLMAEFADCLRYVKWVLVNSFYELESEIIESMSNLKPIIPIGPLVSPFLLGANQLQSLDGENLDMWKADDHCMKWLDEQARSSVVYISFGSLLKSSANQVETIATALRNRGVSFLWVIRPMERAQAVDVLQEMVKEGQGVVIEWGQQERILSHAAISCFITHCGWNSTIETVAAGVPVVAYPSWTDQPIVARLLVDVFGIGVRMRNDAVDGELKVTEVERCIEAVTKGPAAADMRKRATELKQAARLAMAPGGSSAQNLDSFIRDITII from the coding sequence ATGGGAAGTTCTGAGTGTCACGAAACTCATGTTCTACTGGTAACATTACCATTGCAAGGTCACATCAATCCAATGCTCAAATTCGCCAAACATAGCTCACGATCCAACCTCCGCTTCACCCTCGCCACCACTGATCAAGCCCGTGACCTCTTCTCGGCCGGCGCCACCACCACCGGAAACAACCCATGCAGCCCGGTGGATCTCGCTTACTTCTCAGACGGCCTGCCTAAAGACGACCCAAGAGCCGAACCAACCCTCCTAGAGTCATTGAGAAATGTCGGGGGAAATAACTTGTCTAAAATCATCGGTGAAAAGAGATTCTCTTGCATCATCTCTTCTCCTTTCACTCCATGGGTTCCAGCCGTTGCAGCAGCTCATAATATCCCTTGTGCGATCCTCTGGATCCAAGCTTGTGGAGCTTACTCCGCGTATTACCGTTATTACATGAAGACAGACGTTTTTCCCGACAATCTCGAAGATCTGAATCAAACGGTGAAACTACCATCCTTACCGTTGTTGGAAGTCAGGGATCTCCCTTCCTTTATTTTACCTTCCGGAGGAAGTCACTTCAATAAGCTCATGGCAGAGTTCGCAGATTGTTTGAGATATGTGAAATGGGTTTTGGTGAACTCGTTCTACGAACTCGAATCAGAGATCATCGAATCCATGTCAAATCTCAAACCTATAATCCCAATAGGCCCTCTAGTTTCTCCTTTTCTGTTGGGAGCTAATCAGCTCCAAAGCCTAGATGGTGAAAATTTGGATATGTGGAAAGCTGATGATCATTGTATGAAGTGGCTTGACGAGCAAGCTAGGTCTTCGGTTGTTTACATATCTTTCGGAAGCCTGCTCAAATCTTCGGCGAATCAAGTCGAGACCATAGCGACCGCTCTTAGAAACAGAGGAGTTTCATTCCTATGGGTGATAAGGCCCATGGAAAGAGCCCAAGCCGTGGACGTTTTGCAGGAGATGGTCAAGGAAGGTCAAGGTGTTGTGATAGAGTGGGGCCAACAGGAGAGGATACTGAGCCACGCGGCGATCTCTTGTTTCATCACTCACTGCGGTTGGAACTCAACGATAGAGACGGTGGCGGCTGGTGTTCCGGTGGTGGCATACCCGAGCTGGACGGATCAGCCGATTGTCGCAAGACTGCTAGTGGATGTGTTCGGGATAGGAGTGAGGATGAGAAACGACGCAGTAGACGGGGAGCTTAAAGTCACTGAGGTAGAGAGATGCATCGAGGCTGTGACTAAGGGACCTGCGGCGGCGGATATGAGGAAAAGAGCAACGGAGCTAAAGCAGGCAGCAAGATTGGCGATGGCGCCTGGTGGATCTTCGGCTCAAAATTTGGACTCGTTCATCAGAGATATCACAATCATCTGA